The Corvus cornix cornix isolate S_Up_H32 chromosome 26, ASM73873v5, whole genome shotgun sequence genome includes a region encoding these proteins:
- the C26H1orf116 gene encoding specifically androgen-regulated gene protein isoform X1, giving the protein MNFARPGCSPEKQRSPGTGTAGTRNWAARNDGRPATRAARAMPRKELGMAGCSSGSCDSMVSTASDHSQRSDNSYDYLSVEEKECLMFLEETIGSLDAEGDSGVSTDDTDYGEPSKPRKGPVPRDLGNGAPSRDQQCGAEQRSGKSVSASSSSAPAAAPSPGYSSLPRNNPAANGASGSKGSVHTVPAGKPAQEVPKEGRLDQANTGSHMKSVIIQPPDPFQDDLEWSRSPRSDAKGEAAKETKTWTSWGHPGKSTLEEAPQDHDAKRGPPTAPKPRKLPPNIILKTSRNSPVPLATEHNQKVKAAPPPSATSHPSPASDSTAEKGNSGHLDPKEKEKARREALEKLGLSQDRREPSAHLHPHPSEMPLPIPGQPAEGSVPGIRQMAFKSNTLERSGVGLGSSISSTKEQNAKSSSSSLGKMSFIERLAPSFLRSGRPRPASLGAGKDFTGLKEQEEQDKSSKRRSHPLPSFPRPPRSAVSVKISPKGAADENRREALKKLGLLKE; this is encoded by the exons atgAATTTCGCTCGCCCTGGCTGCAG cccagaaaagcaaagaagtcCTGGGACAGGCACGGCTGGGACAAGGAATTGGGCAGCACGGAACGACGGACGGCCTG ccACCAGGGCAGCCCGTGCTATGCCTaggaaggagctggggatggctggctgcagctccGGCAGCTGTGACAGCATGGTCAGCACAGCTTCCGACCACTCACAGCGG AGTGACAACAGCTATGACTATTTATCTGTGGAAGAGAAAGAGTGTTTGATGTTCCTAGAAGAAACCATTGGCTCCCTGGATGCAGAGGGAGACAGCGGGGTCTCCACGGACGACACCGACTACGGGGAGCCCTCCAAGCCCAGGAAGGGCCCTGTGCCCCGGG aTTTGGGCAATGGGGCTCCAAGCAGAGATCAGCAGTGTGGGGCTGAACAGAGGAGTGGTAAAAGCgtctctgcctcctccagctcggctccagcagctgctccaagcccaggTTATTCCAGTCTCCCGAGGAACAACCCTGCAGCAAATGGAGCTTCTGGCAGCAAAGGAAGTGTCCACACAGTGCCAGCAGGAAAACCTGCACAGGAGGTGCCCAAGGAGGGCAGGCTGGACCAAGCCAACACAGGAAGCCACATGAAGTCCGTGATCATCCAACCGCCAGACCCCTTCCAGGATGACCTGGAGTGGTCACGCAGCCCTCGCTCAGATGCCAAAGGGGAGGCGGCCAAGGAGACCAAGACTTGGACTTCGTGGGGCCACCCGGGGAAATCCACACTGGAGGAGGCCCCTCAGGACCACGATGCCAAGCGTGGGCCTCCAACTGCCCCCAAACCACGGAAATTGCCACCAAACATCATCCTGAAAACCAGCAGGAACAGCCCCGTGCCGCTGGCCACAGAGCACAACCAGAAGGTAAAAGCAGCACCTCCACCCTCAGCCACCTctcaccccagccctgccagcgacagcactgctgaaaaggGGAATTCTGGGCACCTCGACCccaaggagaaggagaaagccCGACGGGAAGCACTGGAGAAGCTGGGACTGTCCCAGGACAGGAGGGAGCCCAGCGCCCAcctccatccccaccccagCGAGATGccgctccccatccctgggcagcctgcgGAGGGCTCCGTGCCGGGGATCCGGCAGATGGCCTTCAAATCCAACACCCTGGAGCGCTCCggggtggggctgggcagctccATCAGCAGCACCAAGGAGCAGAAcgccaagagcagcagcagctccctgggcaaGATGTCCTTCATCGAGCGCCTGGCCCCCAGCTTCCTCCGCAgcggccgcccccggcccgcctCCCTCGGGGCAGGGAAGGACTTTACCGGcctgaaggagcaggaggagcaggacaaGAGCAGCAAGAGGAGATCCCACCCTCTGCCCAGCTTCCCCAGGCCGCCCCGCTCCGCTGTGAGCGTGAAGATCTCCCCGAAGGGCGCGGCCGACGAGAACCGGCGCGAGGCGCTCAAGAAGTTGGGGCTGCTGAAGGAATAG
- the C26H1orf116 gene encoding specifically androgen-regulated gene protein isoform X2 has protein sequence MPRKELGMAGCSSGSCDSMVSTASDHSQRSDNSYDYLSVEEKECLMFLEETIGSLDAEGDSGVSTDDTDYGEPSKPRKGPVPRDLGNGAPSRDQQCGAEQRSGKSVSASSSSAPAAAPSPGYSSLPRNNPAANGASGSKGSVHTVPAGKPAQEVPKEGRLDQANTGSHMKSVIIQPPDPFQDDLEWSRSPRSDAKGEAAKETKTWTSWGHPGKSTLEEAPQDHDAKRGPPTAPKPRKLPPNIILKTSRNSPVPLATEHNQKVKAAPPPSATSHPSPASDSTAEKGNSGHLDPKEKEKARREALEKLGLSQDRREPSAHLHPHPSEMPLPIPGQPAEGSVPGIRQMAFKSNTLERSGVGLGSSISSTKEQNAKSSSSSLGKMSFIERLAPSFLRSGRPRPASLGAGKDFTGLKEQEEQDKSSKRRSHPLPSFPRPPRSAVSVKISPKGAADENRREALKKLGLLKE, from the exons ATGCCTaggaaggagctggggatggctggctgcagctccGGCAGCTGTGACAGCATGGTCAGCACAGCTTCCGACCACTCACAGCGG AGTGACAACAGCTATGACTATTTATCTGTGGAAGAGAAAGAGTGTTTGATGTTCCTAGAAGAAACCATTGGCTCCCTGGATGCAGAGGGAGACAGCGGGGTCTCCACGGACGACACCGACTACGGGGAGCCCTCCAAGCCCAGGAAGGGCCCTGTGCCCCGGG aTTTGGGCAATGGGGCTCCAAGCAGAGATCAGCAGTGTGGGGCTGAACAGAGGAGTGGTAAAAGCgtctctgcctcctccagctcggctccagcagctgctccaagcccaggTTATTCCAGTCTCCCGAGGAACAACCCTGCAGCAAATGGAGCTTCTGGCAGCAAAGGAAGTGTCCACACAGTGCCAGCAGGAAAACCTGCACAGGAGGTGCCCAAGGAGGGCAGGCTGGACCAAGCCAACACAGGAAGCCACATGAAGTCCGTGATCATCCAACCGCCAGACCCCTTCCAGGATGACCTGGAGTGGTCACGCAGCCCTCGCTCAGATGCCAAAGGGGAGGCGGCCAAGGAGACCAAGACTTGGACTTCGTGGGGCCACCCGGGGAAATCCACACTGGAGGAGGCCCCTCAGGACCACGATGCCAAGCGTGGGCCTCCAACTGCCCCCAAACCACGGAAATTGCCACCAAACATCATCCTGAAAACCAGCAGGAACAGCCCCGTGCCGCTGGCCACAGAGCACAACCAGAAGGTAAAAGCAGCACCTCCACCCTCAGCCACCTctcaccccagccctgccagcgacagcactgctgaaaaggGGAATTCTGGGCACCTCGACCccaaggagaaggagaaagccCGACGGGAAGCACTGGAGAAGCTGGGACTGTCCCAGGACAGGAGGGAGCCCAGCGCCCAcctccatccccaccccagCGAGATGccgctccccatccctgggcagcctgcgGAGGGCTCCGTGCCGGGGATCCGGCAGATGGCCTTCAAATCCAACACCCTGGAGCGCTCCggggtggggctgggcagctccATCAGCAGCACCAAGGAGCAGAAcgccaagagcagcagcagctccctgggcaaGATGTCCTTCATCGAGCGCCTGGCCCCCAGCTTCCTCCGCAgcggccgcccccggcccgcctCCCTCGGGGCAGGGAAGGACTTTACCGGcctgaaggagcaggaggagcaggacaaGAGCAGCAAGAGGAGATCCCACCCTCTGCCCAGCTTCCCCAGGCCGCCCCGCTCCGCTGTGAGCGTGAAGATCTCCCCGAAGGGCGCGGCCGACGAGAACCGGCGCGAGGCGCTCAAGAAGTTGGGGCTGCTGAAGGAATAG